The Moorena producens PAL-8-15-08-1 genomic interval TCGGTGGCGGAATCGACCGGTAGCTGACCAATAATCGCCATTAAATTGGCTACGTTATCTCGAAGAGTTAAAGTCCTACCGATGAATGTTACTGTAGAATGTCAAAAGCGACCAGAAGGTAGTAAGCCGAGAGCCTTACGCCGTTCTGGCTTGATTCCCACCGTACTTTACGGTCACAATGGTGCAGAATCTGTATCCCTAACTATGACGGCTAAAGCAGCAGAAGATTTGCTTAAAACAGCCTCGGTGAATAATACCCTGATAGAGCTCTCTATTCCTGACCTTTCCTGGAATGGTCCAGTTCTGCTGCGGGAGATACAATCTCATCCTTGGAAAAATTCCCTGTACCACCTCAGTTTTTTCTCGGTGGCTTCTCAAAATAAAGTAGAGGTCGTTGTACCTCTGAAGCTAGTGGGAGAAGCGGTAGGAGTTAAGCAAGGTGGGGTTTTGCAGCAAAGGCTTACAACAGTAAAAGTGCAATGTCCCCCAGATAAAATTCCCGAAAGCATTGATATTGATATATCAAATTTGGAACAGGGTAAGATGTTCTACATTTACGAGTTAGTCTTGCCAGAAGGGATCCAGGTTATGGATGATCCTAAATTGAGTGTTCTTGCTATCACGTCTAAATAAAGCGTTGCACAATACAGGTAAGGATTAAGCTATCAGCAGTCAGCCGTGAGCATTAAGCTTACGCTACGCGAACGACTTAATGCTTACCTTAAATCCTGTTTTGTTAATTAGCGATAGAGCACTGATAATTTTCACTGATAATTTTCAATGTTCAATTTTAAATTGACGAATAATGTTCCATGATAAGTATTGAACCGAAAACAATATCATTACTTGATACAGCAATGATACAGCAATGATAGTTTGGTTATAGTTGTCTGATGAAGCCAGGGCAGAGTTAAATTTCCCTGGCTTTTTTGTGAATGATTAGTCGGATTGGAAGAAAATGACAGAAAACTCTCAACAGTCAAGACCTATTGATGTCTTTGGTGTCGGAAATGCTTTAGTCGATATTCTGGCACTGGTGGATGATGATTTTATCCGGGAACATGACCTGAATCGAGGGGCAATGACTTTGATGGATGCCCAAAAGCAGGCTATGATTCTACAAAATCTTGAGCATGTTTCTCTGGAACTGAGCTCAGGAGGCTCCGCTGCTAATACTATGATTGCGATCGCTCAAAGTGGTGGTAAAGGCTTCTATTCCGGTAAGGTCTCTAGAGATACCAATGGGGAATTTTACCGACAAGACTTATTGAAGGCAGGGATTGACTTTGATGTGCATCCAGCTGAGCTATCTAGTGGTCCGACTGGTACCTGTGTGGTTCTAACTACCCCTGATGCTGAGCGTACTATGTGTACTCATCTGGGAGTATCTACTACTTTGGCTCCTACTGATATTGATGTAGAACGACTCAGCCAATGCAAATATAGCTACGTTGAGGGCTACCTCTGGACGGGGGATGACACTCGGAAAGCTTGTATTGAGGCTATGGAACAGTCCAAGCTTAAAGGAGTAAAGAGTGCTTTTACCTTTTCCGACTTCTTTCTAGTAGAGAATTTTGCTGATGATTTCCGTCAGCTGATTACAGATTATTGTGATGTGGTCTTCTGTAACGCGGCTGAAGCACGCCACTTCTGTGGAGTGGAATCCTTGTCTGATTGTGCTGGTAAAATAGGCGAGTTAGTGGATACAGCTTTTATCACTGATGGTCCTAATGGTTGTTTAGTGGTTGAAAATAAAACAATTTTCGAGGTGCCTGGATTCCCAGCTAAGGCCGTGGATAGCGTAGGAGCTGGTGATGCCTTTGCCGGTGGTGTCTTGTTTGGACTCACCAATGGTTTGACCACTAAGCAAGCGGCACGTTGGGGAAACTATTTTGCTTCAAAAGTAGTACAAACTTATGGTCCACGTCTGGAGGGATCTCAGGCTGAGTCTGTCAAGGAAGTTGTTGGTAGCGATTAAGCTATTTTGTAGAGCAGTTTTCTATTGGCCGAGGTGTAGCAGCATTAAAGTTAGAACATTGATACAAGCAGCATAAGCTGTTTTAGTCAACGTTTAGGTGCGACCCTTGGGTCGCACCTTGTTGTTGGAGTAAGCTGTTATGGATTGAACCTCCCCATCCTAAGAGGAATGGGGATTCCCAGGCACAACCACCGTTGGTTGTTATCTCCATGGGCGTAACTTTCCCGCGCACCGTTCGCGTAGCGTGGCCAAAGGCCAGGGTAGCTGAGTAGGGTCAATACCCAGTTTTTTTTGAGACCCTTACTTTTTATATTAACACTATTTGAGAGGGAAAATTCATCCCCGACCTAATTCGACGGGGTATTCTTTTCCCTCTCAAACTCTCCCACTCTGATAAAAATGCCACAGGATTAGCGATCGCAGTTTATTGTCAGTTTTGGTAATTCTGTAATTTTTGAGAGGTTTGGCTGTCCTAAAACTAAATCGTAGTTTCTTCATTAACAGCCTGTAAAACACTGTTGTACGGTGATGTATCGCTGACAATAATCACAACCTGCCCATCTCCCGCAGATTCTTAATATCTTGTTCAAAATCTTCTACACCATAATGAACTGGGATTTGACGGCTTGCTAGTAGATGTTGAAAAGCAATACGATTCATCCCAGCAAATCGACTGGCTTGAGCAAGGGTAAGTTTTTCTTTCTGAAACAGCAAAACTGCAATTTCTTGCTTCATTTCAGCTTCAGTCATTCGAGTCGCGGTTAGAAGTTCATCAGAGATAATAATACTCATAGCTACAGTTTTATTGATTATCTTTATGGTAAGAATTTTGGTTTACCTAGACTGATCATAGTAAATGAGTAGTTTAAATGAGCGATTATCCCTTAAATAGCAACGGATTCAATAAACTCAAACTACATTGTCTTGATGCAGCCCCTCCCTATGAACGACTGCATCAAGAGACTGAATAATATCCAATTTAAATCGGGAGCATCCCATTTTAGCAAATCCATTTCTCAAACTAACGATAATACTAGGGTTTCAAAGCATAATTGAAAGTTTTATGCGCAAAAATGGGATGCTCCCTTTAAATCCCCATCAGCTTACTAAATGTTGCTAGTGGATCCAGGTACCTGAGTTATCTGAGCGATCGCAGGGTCTAGCCGAGTGAAGTGACTAGGATTGAGGGTCAGAATTTTGTCTACCTCTGCCTTGAGAGCAGCTTGGGCAATCAAGGCATCAAAAATTCCACCACCTGGAATTTTAAGGGTAGCCATCTGAGCAATTGCTGCTTGATAGTCTGTTGATCTCAGTGGAATAGTTTCTAGATACTGTAATAGGTTCAAAATAATGTTTTCAGCATAGGATGGCGAGATCCGTGGTTGGATTGGTAGGCGGGTTAGCACGGAATAGGTTTCTGCCAAGCTGTGAGTGGATAAACAGCCTTGAATTTGTCCAGATTTTGCAGCTTGTAGTTGCGCGAAACAGGGGTTATGGCTCGGATGCTGGGTCAGAGATCCGGCAATCAGAACAGAAGTATCGAACAAAACTTTCACAGGCAGAGCTGCTCCTGATCGCGTTCTGCGCGGAGTTGGTCGATCAGGTCGTTGAAATTGATTTGGTCAAGGGTCGCTGTTTCAATGACCAGGATGCCATCCTTGTTTTGTAGGTGAGGATTTTGCTGAGTGTATTCAGTAGAGATAGTTATTGAACTAACAGATTGCTGCTTGAGGCTACTGATTTTCTCGATCAGGGTTTCGAGGATAAACTGCTCAGGGGAGATGCCTTGGCTGATAGAAATTTGTTCGATTTCTCGTTGCAGTTCAGGGGAAAGGTTCATGGGAACGCCTTGGGTAGGAATACCCTTAGTCTATCGTCTAATCCAATCTGGAAAGGAACCTTAGCCAGCATTTTGAGCTAACTGCTTCAATATCTTCTCAACCTCTCGTGGGTTGCGAACTCCCAGAAACCCTATCTCCTCACTCCGTTGATGTCCATGATTGTCTTTCCATCGTCGAATTGTGATCACCAAATCACCCGAGCCATCTGCTCTATCTTTCCGATATATATCTTTTAGTTGATCGGGTAAGTAGCTTCTGATAGTAGTTGTAGACCAACCGCCTTCAATAGAGATAGCTCGTTTATCTGTAATCAAGTACACTGTTTTTTGTGCTGCTTGCCATACCCATAGGGGACTAGACAGCATCCCAAAACCAATGAGGACGAAAGGTACACCAAAAAGGGCAAACAGATGCTGAGGTTGTATACCTTCTCTTAGATCAGGAAGTTTGAACCCTAATGCGCCCCACATCCAAAATATGGCAAAGCTCGTCCTTGGAATACCGAACAAAACACTTGCGATAGAAGATGCTGTAAAAAAACGAGGTACAGGCTGCTCGATCCATCTTATATATTCTCGGGGTTCAAGCTCGTTATCTATTTTTATGCGGAGTTATTTCGGTATTTTTAACTTCCTTACCATCAGAAGTTTCTTTGCTTCCTCGAAACCTGTATACGAGCAATCGAATCACTAACGATGCACTACATCATCTACTCAGAATTAAAAACATTAGGAAGTCTCGTTATCCAGGAGAATCAAGTGTTGGCTAAAAGCCATCACTATGTAATACTGAATCTACCTGGACACGAGAAAAAATATCGGAATAGTTTAATCTAATTATATCTCATAATCAGGAATTTGGACTACAATCGGGTAGCCGCGCCCAAATACCCAGATGGTAAGATTAGTTTATTATCTTCTGATTACAGTAGTTTGGATCTAAAAGAACGTCTAATCACCCACCTAAGTCAGATAGTGCGCGGACGCGACCCATATATCGCATCTGGGGGACATTTCTATGTCCAGGAATACATCCGCGAAGAATTAGAACAGTGGGGAAGCGTTGAAATTCACGAGTTTCAGGTGTCGAGGAAAACCCATTATAATCTGATTCTGAATCTACCAGGAAAAGAGGCGAAACCGCAACAGTTTGCTCCGATTTTAATTGGCTCTCACTATGATGCGGTACCTGGAAGCCCAGGAGCAGATGATAATGCTACCGGTGTAGCGGTGCTATTGGAATTAGCTAGAGCCTTTGCCACTCAAGCGCCTACACACCCAGTCCGACTAGTAGCATTTGATATGGAAGAGTATGGATTGCTCGGAAGTGCTGCCTATGCTGCCTATTTAAAGGAACAACAGCAACCCTTGCGGTTAATGCTGTCTTTGGAAATGTTAGGGTATTGCGATCGCACTCCCAATTCCCAAACCTACCCACCAGGACTAAAATACTTTTACCCCAATCAGGGGGACTTCATTGCCTTAGTAGGAAACTTGCCAACAATCCTTGATTTTAGGCATTTAGCTCGCCGTATCCGCCAAGCTGGGATCCCTTGTCAGTGCTTACCAGTACCATCACGAGGGGAAATGGTTCCTCAGACCAGACTCAGTGACCACGCTCCATTTTGGGACCAAGGTTATCGAGCGTTGATGGTAACCGATACAGCATTTCTGCGCAATCCCCATTACCATCAACCAAGCGATCGCATTGATACCCTAGATTTAGATTTTCTGACTGGTGTCTGTCGCGGCTTAATTGCTGGTGTTGGTAATCTTGTCTAGGGGAATCGGGAATTGGGAATCGGGAATCGGGAACAGGGAACAGGGAACAGGGAACAGGGAACAGGGAACAGGGAACAGGGAATCGGGAAGAAGTCTTGAAAACTACTTCTTCCCGATGTTCCCTAAATACCCAGAACTATGTACTTAACAAAATCCCAAACCGCTATAAGAGTATTAATCACCAATGGGGTTAGCATCTCCGACAAACCTCAACAAGTCTGTCATAGTAAATGTTCCTGGTTTTTCAGAAGGAAGTATCGGCGTCCACTGGGAGCAGCGTGATAAAAATGAGTTGCGATCGCCTTCGATAAGACCAACAAAAACTTCAGCCAAAATACGGCTTCCTACATCGCCCAAACGCACTCCGTTACCTTGGATTTGAGCTTCTTTGAGGATATAGTACCACAAGGGGGACTTAACATCAAAACCAAACTGGGCGGCAACATTGCCATCTTGGCCTCTGGAAATATCTTCCTTACTCAAGGGCCGGAATCCCATGCAGCGAGCCACATCTTGACCAGCGGGCAATCCAAGGTTACGACCACGCAACAGATTTCTCACCGCTAGGGAATTCGGTGGTGGAACATTAGGCAAATTCTTAAGGGGGTCAACTAGAAATGGATCAAGTTGGCGGCTCAAGTTAACCGGTACATTAGAATCGATCGGGAAGAAGCGACGCCAGTCAATCACCCAATCACTGGGAATAGGAACGATTTGACCGGATTGAGCAGTGAATAAAAACAGCAGTTGTAAGGTTGCAGGAGTTACCCCACCAGGACGAGAAGTAAACACTCGGTTGTAGTCATAATCCGCACGGATCATGCTGTGTCCGAGACGATAAGCTGCTACAGAGAATTCCACAGGCATGAACGGATCCTGACCAAACTTGAAGAAGCGCCGACCGCCTTCAAGTACTTCTATTAGCTGCTTCTGGTCAATGACGCGAGACAAGAAATCGAACAGTACAATCCACTGATAGTGCCAAACTACCAATTCTCGGGCTGCCTCAAAGGTAGACTTGCCCATGATAGAGTCTGCTTGAATGCTGCCATCACGGATGCCCTCAACTATCTTGTTGTGAAACTTCAGGAAAGCTAGGTGGGTCTGGGCAACAATTAAATTTTCATCATTACGGGGGTCACCAATGATGGCCAGAGTACTAGGAGAACGAGGCAAATCGTTGGGCAATTCTGTGGGAATAGACGAATCGCCACCACCAGGTCGTTGGTTGGTTTTGCCAAGTGAAGTACCCCAACCTGCTTCGCTGAGGTTGGGGCTTCCCATTCTCAGTTAAATCAGGGACGGTTTTATTCGTCTTTGAGGTTTCCCGCTTCATCCGCCGACGCCTCAACCAGCAAGGTGGAATTGGTCTTACTCAGCGTCCACAGGCAGACATCCGCCTTCCGCAGACGTATAGTTTTTTACGACAGACTCACCTTGGAATTACAGCAACGATGGCTAACCAGCCGGGGCTTGTCTCTTCCCTGATCTCTGCTAGTGCTTTGTATACCTTCAGGTCTAAAATAACCGGATAAGACCGTTTTTAAGGTAGCCTTTTAGTCAGTCAGGCGGGTCATCGACCAACTTTATTATATCACGAATCGTTGTAAGTTGTCGTCTCGCTATCCATCCCCACCTTGTAAGAAGGTGGGGAATTCCGCGAGTTTTGTTAAAAACAGATCTGAGTCATCGATTTGGTAGAGATAGGGTTGAACATCAGGACCAGAACCATACAGACTATCAAGATCCAGCTTTGGCGTGCGAAAATTTTTCACCGCCAAGGGGTCAACCATCATATCTCCGAGAGCAGTGGTATCGAAGGTAATGTCATGATCGATGAATTGACCCAAATAAGTATAACCAGCAGGTACATTGATATTATCGCCCTTTGGATTATTAGGGTCAGTATCATTCATGGCGTTCCCCAGCTGAGTCAAACCCTCTTCTGAAGGGGTGAAAGCAGGTAGATTAGGAAACATTCTGCCAAACTTACCTGTGGGGGCAAATTCACTGGGGGGTTGATGTTCACCCTTGCGAGGACCAAATCCATGGCGTCTTAACATAATTCTGCTGCTTTTATAGCTGTTTTTGTGGTTTATATATCCACTATGAGCTAGCAAACAGATTAATAACAGTACCCTCGAGGGTGAAATTTTTGGCAAGGATATGTTGTATAGTGCTACGCGCAAGTCAGACCTCAGAAGTCAGTCTAAAGAAGGTGGGCAGTGCATCAAACCGACCAGATCAGCTCGGCTTTGGGCGTTACTACAGCAACTAGTTCCCATGGATAAGGTCTAAACTGGGTTGTTAATGACTGCTATATCGGTGCCTGTTTCATCGTAATCATCCACTAAAACCATTAGGAGCAACTTATGAGCGTTGTGGCTGCCAGAAAATACCCTGATAAACTAGTTTTTGCCTCCGATAGCATTCGGCTGTCAGGATACCTCAAGCAAACTCACCGGGTGACTGGGGATGAGTGGGGCAAGCTATTTGAAATCAATAACATGATTATTGGCGGCGTCGGTTATACCATGGAATTGAGTTTCATGCAAATATTTGCCAGAAACCATTCTCCAGCCGCTCCTACCGTTGAGGCTGTTCTCGATTTTATTGTTGAATTTTATAGTTGGGCAAAGGATAAAGACGATACCTTTGGTCGCAGGAATGAATATTTGTTAGCAGTAGAAAGGGATATTTTTTGTATAAGTGATGGCTATCTTGTGGATAAAATTAATGAATTTGGTGCCATTGGTGCTGGACAAGATTATGCTCTGACGGCAATGTACTTAGATAAAACCCCTGAAGAAGCGGTAGCTATTGCTAATGAGCTTTGCGTGTATTGCTCTCCTCCGATTAATGTGATTACTAAGGAAATCAGCGACATCTGACTTGGGTATAGTGCTGAGTACTAAGCTTTTTTGTAAGCTATCAGCGTGTCGCGTATCAGCTAATGCGCTACGGGCACACTACTT includes:
- a CDS encoding 50S ribosomal protein L25/general stress protein Ctc; translated protein: MNVTVECQKRPEGSKPRALRRSGLIPTVLYGHNGAESVSLTMTAKAAEDLLKTASVNNTLIELSIPDLSWNGPVLLREIQSHPWKNSLYHLSFFSVASQNKVEVVVPLKLVGEAVGVKQGGVLQQRLTTVKVQCPPDKIPESIDIDISNLEQGKMFYIYELVLPEGIQVMDDPKLSVLAITSK
- a CDS encoding adenosine kinase, whose amino-acid sequence is MTENSQQSRPIDVFGVGNALVDILALVDDDFIREHDLNRGAMTLMDAQKQAMILQNLEHVSLELSSGGSAANTMIAIAQSGGKGFYSGKVSRDTNGEFYRQDLLKAGIDFDVHPAELSSGPTGTCVVLTTPDAERTMCTHLGVSTTLAPTDIDVERLSQCKYSYVEGYLWTGDDTRKACIEAMEQSKLKGVKSAFTFSDFFLVENFADDFRQLITDYCDVVFCNAAEARHFCGVESLSDCAGKIGELVDTAFITDGPNGCLVVENKTIFEVPGFPAKAVDSVGAGDAFAGGVLFGLTNGLTTKQAARWGNYFASKVVQTYGPRLEGSQAESVKEVVGSD
- a CDS encoding UPF0175 family protein; amino-acid sequence: MSIIISDELLTATRMTEAEMKQEIAVLLFQKEKLTLAQASRFAGMNRIAFQHLLASRQIPVHYGVEDFEQDIKNLREMGRL
- a CDS encoding type II toxin-antitoxin system VapC family toxin, which codes for MKVLFDTSVLIAGSLTQHPSHNPCFAQLQAAKSGQIQGCLSTHSLAETYSVLTRLPIQPRISPSYAENIILNLLQYLETIPLRSTDYQAAIAQMATLKIPGGGIFDALIAQAALKAEVDKILTLNPSHFTRLDPAIAQITQVPGSTSNI
- a CDS encoding M20/M25/M40 family metallo-hydrolase; the protein is MDYNRVAAPKYPDGKISLLSSDYSSLDLKERLITHLSQIVRGRDPYIASGGHFYVQEYIREELEQWGSVEIHEFQVSRKTHYNLILNLPGKEAKPQQFAPILIGSHYDAVPGSPGADDNATGVAVLLELARAFATQAPTHPVRLVAFDMEEYGLLGSAAYAAYLKEQQQPLRLMLSLEMLGYCDRTPNSQTYPPGLKYFYPNQGDFIALVGNLPTILDFRHLARRIRQAGIPCQCLPVPSRGEMVPQTRLSDHAPFWDQGYRALMVTDTAFLRNPHYHQPSDRIDTLDLDFLTGVCRGLIAGVGNLV
- a CDS encoding peroxidase family protein; amino-acid sequence: MGSPNLSEAGWGTSLGKTNQRPGGGDSSIPTELPNDLPRSPSTLAIIGDPRNDENLIVAQTHLAFLKFHNKIVEGIRDGSIQADSIMGKSTFEAARELVVWHYQWIVLFDFLSRVIDQKQLIEVLEGGRRFFKFGQDPFMPVEFSVAAYRLGHSMIRADYDYNRVFTSRPGGVTPATLQLLFLFTAQSGQIVPIPSDWVIDWRRFFPIDSNVPVNLSRQLDPFLVDPLKNLPNVPPPNSLAVRNLLRGRNLGLPAGQDVARCMGFRPLSKEDISRGQDGNVAAQFGFDVKSPLWYYILKEAQIQGNGVRLGDVGSRILAEVFVGLIEGDRNSFLSRCSQWTPILPSEKPGTFTMTDLLRFVGDANPIGD